The following are encoded together in the Pseudomonas xantholysinigenes genome:
- a CDS encoding MoaF-related domain-containing protein yields the protein MSTTLTPLPAFAGRSFQVEYDGLAAHNIYSDDGRHIRYAIVSGPYAGASGEAECQWRQVADGVYLISWQEADGATVVHVDDFANGHSQAFFTASDLTFYRMQGPLTELDNPEHRS from the coding sequence ATGAGCACCACCCTTACCCCACTGCCGGCGTTCGCAGGCCGTAGCTTCCAGGTCGAATACGACGGCCTGGCCGCGCACAACATCTATTCCGACGACGGCCGGCATATTCGCTACGCCATCGTCTCCGGCCCTTATGCCGGCGCCAGCGGCGAAGCCGAATGCCAATGGCGGCAGGTCGCCGACGGCGTGTACCTGATCTCCTGGCAAGAAGCCGACGGCGCCACCGTGGTGCACGTCGATGACTTTGCCAACGGCCATTCGCAAGCCTTCTTCACCGCCAGCGACCTGACCTTCTACCGCATGCAAGGCCCGCTGACCGAGCTGGACAACCCGGAGCACCGGTCATGA